A region from the Desulfuromonas acetexigens genome encodes:
- a CDS encoding transposase has protein sequence MPYQPDHHHRQSVRLRDFDYARGGGYFVTLCAWQRECLFGDVHDVGMRLNDFGMVVGECWAAIPEHFPHVQLDAFVVMPNHVHGVLLFDHRHSAVGAQHAAPLQWAAHKMPEPMEKRGITPNNVIPGSLGAVVRSFKSAVTKRINTMRDNPGCPVWQRNYHEHVIRDERDLYAIRQYIADNPAKWALDDNHPTRI, from the coding sequence ATGCCCTACCAACCCGACCACCACCATCGTCAATCGGTCCGTCTGCGGGATTTCGATTATGCCCGAGGTGGCGGATATTTCGTGACCCTGTGCGCATGGCAACGGGAATGCCTGTTTGGAGACGTGCATGATGTTGGGATGCGGTTGAATGATTTTGGGATGGTGGTAGGGGAATGCTGGGCCGCGATTCCGGAACATTTTCCGCATGTGCAATTAGATGCGTTCGTTGTCATGCCGAACCATGTGCATGGGGTATTGCTTTTTGACCATCGACATTCCGCGGTAGGGGCGCAGCATGCTGCGCCCTTACAATGGGCGGCGCATAAGATGCCGGAACCAATGGAGAAGAGGGGGATAACCCCCAACAACGTCATCCCCGGGTCGTTGGGCGCCGTTGTCCGATCGTTCAAATCCGCCGTCACCAAACGGATAAACACCATGCGCGACAACCCGGGGTGTCCGGTGTGGCAACGGAATTATCATGAACACGTCATTCGCGACGAACGGGATTTATACGCCATCCGGCAATATATCGCCGACAATCCGGCGAAATGGGCATTGGATGACAATCATCCGACACGGATATGA
- the ccsB gene encoding c-type cytochrome biogenesis protein CcsB: MTSSLFFNITTIAYFAAMVLFIVYIVSRVQAIGLTATGVVWAGFVANTIAIGLRWREAYALGFQQAPLSNLYESVVFFAWSIALCYLLMDLKYKQRAVGAFVIPFAFIFMIWAQLGLNAEIQPLVPALQSNWLTYHVITCFLGYAAFAVACGASIMYLLMIGREERKGNNQGLMGIFPSAKVLDDINYKAIMFGFPMLSLGIITGAAWANYAWGTYWSWDPKETWSLIIWFIYAAFLHARFTRGWVGRKAAWLSIIGFAATIFCYLGVNLLLSGLHSYGS; encoded by the coding sequence ATGACCAGTTCCCTCTTTTTCAATATCACGACCATCGCCTACTTTGCCGCGATGGTGCTCTTCATCGTCTACATCGTCAGTCGCGTCCAGGCCATCGGCCTGACCGCAACCGGGGTGGTCTGGGCCGGTTTCGTCGCCAACACCATCGCCATCGGCCTGCGCTGGCGCGAGGCCTACGCTCTCGGTTTCCAGCAGGCGCCCCTCTCCAACCTCTACGAGTCGGTCGTCTTCTTCGCCTGGAGTATCGCCCTCTGCTATCTGCTGATGGATCTCAAGTACAAGCAGCGCGCCGTCGGGGCTTTCGTCATCCCCTTCGCCTTCATCTTCATGATCTGGGCGCAGCTCGGCCTCAACGCCGAGATCCAGCCGCTGGTACCGGCCCTGCAGAGCAACTGGCTGACCTACCACGTCATCACCTGCTTCCTTGGCTATGCCGCCTTCGCCGTTGCCTGCGGCGCCTCGATCATGTACCTGCTGATGATCGGCCGCGAGGAGCGCAAGGGGAACAACCAGGGGCTGATGGGAATTTTTCCCAGCGCCAAGGTGCTCGACGACATCAACTACAAGGCGATCATGTTCGGCTTTCCCATGCTCTCTTTGGGAATCATCACCGGCGCCGCCTGGGCCAACTACGCCTGGGGCACCTACTGGAGTTGGGACCCGAAAGAGACCTGGAGCCTGATCATCTGGTTCATCTACGCGGCTTTCCTCCATGCCCGCTTCACCCGGGGCTGGGTCGGGCGCAAGGCGGCCTGGCTGTCGATCATCGGCTTCGCCGCGACGATCTTCTGCTATCTTGGCGTCAACCTGCTGCTCTCGGGTCTGCATTCCTACGGGAGCTAG
- a CDS encoding cytochrome c3 family protein, with protein MSFLRLLTVFGSLFLCAALCGADSARADQGCVTTSCHASLASAPVSHSPVASGNCLACHRQTGVPHPGPSPAFVLKETGARLCEGCHVPVAAGKAHPHAPVAEGRCLACHAPHGSTQPHLLVAEQGTLCRSCHGEIGASGRVHGPVRAGRCDYCHVPHGGDEPGLLSASGNRICFSCHSGIRTTIEQAASQHQPVAEGRCWDCHENHSSAFRPLLQGYYPREFYAPYDPENFALCFGCHTDLGKFEYQRTTEATGFRNGDANLHYLHVNKPVKGRVCRNCHGIHGADQYKLILSRVPGFGQWKIPVRFLPTETGATCLAGCHKPKSYDRVRPVENP; from the coding sequence TTGTCGTTTCTTCGGCTGTTGACTGTTTTCGGCTCGCTTTTCCTCTGTGCGGCGCTGTGCGGGGCTGATTCCGCACGCGCCGATCAGGGCTGTGTGACCACCTCTTGCCATGCCTCTCTCGCTTCGGCTCCGGTTTCCCACTCTCCCGTCGCTTCTGGCAACTGCCTCGCCTGCCACCGGCAAACCGGCGTCCCCCATCCCGGACCATCCCCCGCTTTTGTCCTGAAAGAAACCGGCGCCCGGCTCTGCGAGGGTTGCCATGTTCCCGTCGCCGCCGGTAAAGCCCATCCCCATGCGCCGGTGGCTGAAGGGCGCTGCCTGGCCTGCCATGCACCCCACGGTTCCACCCAGCCCCATCTGCTCGTTGCCGAACAGGGTACGCTCTGCCGCTCCTGTCATGGTGAAATCGGCGCATCCGGCCGGGTGCATGGTCCGGTGCGGGCTGGGCGCTGCGATTATTGCCATGTTCCCCACGGCGGCGACGAGCCGGGTCTGCTCAGTGCTTCCGGTAACCGCATCTGTTTCAGCTGCCACAGCGGCATCCGTACCACCATCGAGCAGGCCGCGTCCCAGCATCAGCCGGTGGCCGAAGGGCGCTGCTGGGACTGCCATGAAAACCATTCCTCGGCCTTCCGGCCCCTGCTGCAGGGCTATTATCCCCGGGAGTTCTACGCCCCCTACGATCCGGAAAACTTCGCCCTCTGTTTCGGCTGCCATACCGACCTGGGCAAATTCGAATACCAGCGGACCACGGAAGCGACCGGTTTTCGCAACGGCGACGCCAATCTGCACTATCTGCACGTCAATAAGCCGGTCAAAGGGCGGGTCTGCCGCAACTGCCACGGCATCCACGGCGCCGATCAGTACAAACTGATCCTTAGCCGGGTGCCGGGCTTCGGCCAGTGGAAGATTCCGGTGCGCTTTCTGCCCACCGAAACCGGCGCCACCTGCCTGGCCGGCTGCCACAAACCCAAATCCTACGACCGGGTGCGCCCGGTGGAGAACCCGTAG
- a CDS encoding SMP-30/gluconolactonase/LRE family protein, with amino-acid sequence MKDHMKKPVTRLFLLFTVMIFLGGCSAKETKTRVLWPPPPNPPKLEWIGTYRSLDQMPKTASEKMTQSILGGQPVPVFKRPFGVASSGDGRIFISDVDQRQVIVYDLNKRSVYPFKNTGSIRTPFGMAMDSTGRLFVADAAGKTVLVFAPDDTPLFSIGGPELLDHPTFVALDEARDRIYVSDARAHRIAVFDMQGKHLRSFGDWGPQDGNFYSPQGMAVDKNGNLYVADMFNARVQVFDAEGKFLRKFGERGDLQSNFEMPKGIAIDSNGNLYITDARKKAMLTYNPEGRLLLFTGGGKASHPLSLMLPAGIWVDKKDQIYVVDQIGRRFAIWQYLNDAYLKEQPVE; translated from the coding sequence ATGAAAGACCATATGAAAAAGCCCGTCACTCGATTGTTTCTGTTGTTTACCGTTATGATCTTCCTTGGCGGCTGCTCTGCGAAAGAAACAAAGACTCGGGTGCTTTGGCCACCGCCTCCCAATCCGCCTAAGCTGGAGTGGATTGGTACTTATAGGTCTTTGGATCAGATGCCGAAGACTGCAAGTGAAAAGATGACCCAATCGATCCTTGGTGGTCAACCTGTGCCGGTTTTTAAACGCCCTTTCGGTGTTGCTTCTTCCGGAGATGGACGGATTTTTATATCCGATGTCGATCAACGACAGGTTATCGTCTATGACCTCAATAAACGCTCGGTATATCCCTTTAAAAACACGGGATCCATTCGCACGCCTTTCGGGATGGCGATGGACAGCACTGGTCGACTTTTTGTCGCCGACGCCGCCGGCAAGACGGTACTGGTGTTTGCACCTGATGACACACCGCTTTTTTCCATTGGTGGGCCCGAGTTATTAGATCATCCCACCTTCGTAGCTCTGGACGAGGCGCGCGACCGGATCTACGTTTCCGACGCTCGTGCACACCGAATTGCCGTATTTGATATGCAGGGCAAACATCTTCGCTCCTTTGGCGACTGGGGGCCGCAGGACGGTAATTTCTACAGCCCGCAGGGGATGGCGGTCGATAAAAACGGCAATCTCTATGTGGCGGATATGTTCAATGCCCGGGTCCAGGTTTTCGACGCCGAAGGCAAGTTTTTGCGCAAGTTTGGCGAGCGGGGGGATTTGCAGTCGAATTTCGAGATGCCCAAGGGAATCGCCATCGACAGCAACGGCAATCTGTACATCACTGATGCCCGTAAAAAAGCGATGTTGACGTACAATCCTGAGGGGCGACTGCTGCTTTTTACCGGTGGAGGAAAAGCTTCTCACCCGCTGTCTCTGATGCTTCCGGCTGGGATTTGGGTGGATAAAAAAGATCAGATTTATGTGGTGGATCAGATCGGCCGCCGTTTCGCCATCTGGCAGTATCTCAATGATGCTTATCTCAAGGAACAGCCGGTTGAATAG
- the purE gene encoding 5-(carboxyamino)imidazole ribonucleotide mutase → MSDKPLVGILMGSDNDYEVMAEAAHALKSFGVPLEMTVSSAHRTPERTAKYVRSAKERGLKVLIAGAGAAAHLAGVVAAESTLPVIAVPIDATSLGGLDALLAMVQMPAGIPVATMAIGKAGARNAGLFAVQILATADESLALRLADYKVELANGVEKKAKSLAERLVRDGF, encoded by the coding sequence ATGAGTGACAAGCCGTTGGTCGGGATTCTGATGGGCAGCGACAATGATTACGAGGTGATGGCCGAGGCGGCCCATGCGCTCAAGAGCTTTGGCGTCCCCTTAGAGATGACCGTTTCCAGTGCCCACCGCACCCCTGAGCGCACCGCCAAATATGTGCGTTCGGCCAAGGAGCGGGGGCTCAAGGTGTTGATCGCCGGGGCCGGTGCCGCCGCTCATCTGGCGGGGGTGGTGGCGGCCGAATCGACCCTGCCGGTCATCGCCGTCCCGATCGACGCCACTTCCCTGGGGGGGCTCGACGCCCTGCTGGCCATGGTGCAGATGCCGGCGGGTATCCCGGTGGCGACCATGGCCATCGGCAAGGCTGGGGCCCGCAACGCCGGGCTTTTCGCCGTGCAGATCCTTGCCACCGCCGACGAATCCCTGGCCCTGCGCCTCGCGGATTACAAGGTGGAACTGGCCAACGGCGTCGAGAAGAAGGCCAAATCCCTCGCTGAGCGCCTGGTGCGCGACGGTTTCTGA
- a CDS encoding 6-bladed beta-propeller, with protein MTKLILLFGLIFLSGCAAKEVDSRRYLWPIGGHSPKIEFIRTIASDRDVREGSESRVLEAILGIEETRGIFGSPYDVAVDGRGRIYVSDLAKRDVLILDLPNHQVRHFERPKHDELYFESPMALAVGRDDVVYVSDNQQGRVYLFGSDLRLRKVIGQGHLTRPVGLACDRERNLLYVADAGSHQVVVYDGNGEWLKSFGKRGSATGDFNYPLDLEVDTAGNLYVLDTMNARVQVFDTDGNFLRTFGERGTSLGSFHMAKGIAVDRSGHVYVTDGVGHRFVIFDLAGNHLMTLGGRTSTEGKLGLPGGFDMPKGIDADAEDGIWVVDTFNRMVHKYQFLNEKYLREHPIRSEEMALPGDLR; from the coding sequence GTGACAAAATTGATTTTGCTCTTTGGCTTGATCTTCCTCTCCGGCTGCGCCGCCAAGGAAGTCGACAGCCGCCGCTATCTCTGGCCCATCGGCGGCCATTCGCCGAAGATCGAATTCATCCGCACCATCGCCAGCGATCGGGATGTGCGCGAAGGGAGCGAAAGCCGGGTACTGGAGGCGATTCTCGGGATCGAGGAGACCCGGGGGATTTTCGGCAGCCCCTACGATGTGGCGGTGGACGGTCGCGGGCGGATTTACGTTTCCGACTTGGCCAAGCGTGATGTTCTCATTCTCGATCTGCCCAACCACCAGGTGCGCCATTTCGAGCGTCCCAAGCACGACGAGCTCTACTTCGAGTCGCCCATGGCCCTGGCCGTGGGTCGGGACGATGTGGTTTACGTCTCCGACAACCAGCAGGGTCGGGTCTATCTCTTCGGTTCCGACCTGCGCCTGCGCAAGGTCATCGGCCAGGGGCATTTGACCCGCCCCGTCGGTCTCGCCTGCGACCGAGAACGGAATCTTCTTTATGTCGCCGATGCCGGCAGCCATCAGGTGGTGGTCTACGATGGGAATGGCGAATGGCTCAAAAGCTTCGGCAAGCGCGGCTCGGCGACGGGGGACTTCAACTATCCCCTCGACCTCGAAGTGGATACGGCGGGTAACCTCTACGTTCTTGACACCATGAACGCTCGCGTTCAGGTTTTTGACACGGACGGCAACTTCCTGCGCACCTTCGGCGAGCGCGGCACCTCCCTTGGTTCTTTCCACATGGCCAAGGGGATCGCCGTCGATCGTTCCGGCCATGTCTACGTCACCGACGGCGTCGGTCACCGCTTCGTGATTTTCGATCTAGCAGGGAACCACCTCATGACCCTCGGCGGCCGCACCTCCACCGAAGGCAAACTTGGCCTGCCCGGCGGTTTCGACATGCCCAAGGGGATCGACGCCGACGCCGAAGACGGTATCTGGGTGGTCGACACCTTCAACCGCATGGTGCATAAATACCAGTTTCTCAACGAAAAATACCTGCGCGAACATCCGATCCGGTCGGAGGAAATGGCGTTGCCGGGGGATTTGCGGTAA
- a CDS encoding cytochrome c3 family protein, with translation MRIFMLLVAAGLTLFATQSLAIVTIKNTKHDLSTGSTTTLKAENTDYDEICVFCHTPHKALPHDNAPLWNRSLSVDSIDDITNYYNSATIESYTKETNVDDIIVASDAPLCLSCHDGSSLTDALQNPPNTTTGQAAVTTFTATMVATANIGTDLHDDHPIGMVYNSVVKVDSGFHADGTDANGKPVVGTLPLYGSGVMWCSSCHDVHDNDHEPFLAADNTGSALCLTCHNK, from the coding sequence ATGAGGATCTTCATGTTGTTGGTGGCAGCAGGACTAACGCTGTTTGCCACCCAATCCCTAGCGATTGTGACGATCAAGAATACCAAACATGACCTTTCAACAGGTTCTACTACTACATTGAAAGCTGAAAATACAGATTATGATGAAATATGTGTCTTTTGTCACACGCCACATAAGGCTTTGCCTCACGACAACGCTCCGTTATGGAATAGGTCACTATCAGTTGATAGCATCGATGACATCACCAATTACTACAATAGTGCAACTATCGAAAGTTACACTAAAGAGACAAATGTCGATGATATTATCGTTGCATCTGACGCCCCCTTGTGTCTTTCCTGCCACGATGGTTCAAGTTTGACGGACGCATTGCAGAACCCTCCAAACACAACGACAGGACAGGCCGCTGTTACTACTTTTACGGCAACAATGGTCGCTACTGCCAACATCGGAACTGACCTTCATGATGACCACCCGATTGGCATGGTTTACAACTCTGTTGTTAAGGTCGATTCCGGTTTTCACGCCGATGGCACCGATGCCAATGGTAAGCCTGTTGTAGGAACCCTGCCACTATATGGTAGTGGTGTAATGTGGTGTTCAAGTTGTCATGACGTACATGACAATGATCATGAGCCATTCTTGGCGGCTGACAATACGGGTTCAGCTCTCTGCTTGACCTGTCACAACAAATAA
- the resB gene encoding cytochrome c biogenesis protein ResB — MPAKKNPIDALWDFFCSLKLTIVTLILLAATSIIGTVIQQNRSPEEYLQRYSESTYRLLDSLQFFDMYHSWWFLALLGIFSLNLIACSLKRFPLVWKAVTQPRLTADNSLFQTFANTEEQLVKGKSVGEVGEKISAFLRQHFAAPILTEQDGVLHFFAQKMPYARFGVYITHLSILIIFVGAIIGNLWGYKAYVNIVEGTSESRVWPRGSNAPIDLGFTVRCDEFSVSFYEGSNRPKEFKSLLTVIDGGQVIEERRPVIVNDPLTYKGITFYQSSYGPTGDAQIRLQATALAGGETVDLNVRQGQRVDLPGGGTLRVLSVSQSYQNFGPGAQLEVVDGDGKRSTYLVLKNFPGFDSRRDAAYRFVLGDFKQRYYTGLQVAKDPGVWVVWLGCFLMVVGSMVAFFMSHRRIWVRVETVGDQVGVKIGGSAHRNQPGFELFFDEFKKNLKSEIAS; from the coding sequence TTGCCAGCAAAAAAAAATCCGATTGACGCCCTGTGGGATTTCTTCTGTTCCCTCAAACTGACCATCGTCACCCTCATCCTGCTGGCGGCGACCTCCATCATCGGCACGGTCATCCAGCAGAACCGATCGCCGGAGGAATACCTCCAGCGCTACAGCGAGAGCACCTACCGCCTGCTCGATTCCCTGCAATTCTTCGACATGTACCACTCCTGGTGGTTCCTGGCGCTGCTCGGCATCTTCTCGCTGAATCTCATCGCCTGCTCGCTGAAGCGTTTTCCCCTGGTCTGGAAGGCGGTCACCCAGCCCCGGCTGACGGCGGATAATTCGCTCTTTCAGACATTCGCCAACACCGAGGAGCAACTGGTCAAGGGCAAGAGTGTTGGTGAAGTCGGTGAGAAAATCAGCGCGTTTCTGCGGCAGCATTTCGCCGCGCCGATTCTCACCGAACAGGACGGCGTCCTCCATTTCTTTGCCCAGAAGATGCCCTACGCCCGCTTCGGCGTCTATATCACCCATCTGTCGATTCTGATCATCTTCGTCGGGGCGATCATCGGTAATCTCTGGGGCTACAAGGCCTACGTCAATATCGTCGAGGGGACGAGCGAAAGCCGGGTCTGGCCGCGGGGAAGCAACGCCCCCATCGACCTCGGCTTCACAGTGCGCTGTGACGAGTTTTCCGTGAGTTTCTACGAGGGCTCCAACCGGCCCAAGGAATTCAAGAGCCTGCTGACCGTCATCGACGGCGGGCAGGTGATTGAGGAGCGGCGGCCGGTCATCGTCAACGATCCCCTGACCTACAAGGGCATCACCTTCTACCAGTCGAGCTACGGGCCGACGGGCGACGCCCAGATTCGACTGCAGGCGACGGCTCTGGCCGGCGGTGAAACGGTCGATCTCAATGTGCGTCAGGGCCAGCGCGTGGATCTGCCCGGCGGCGGCACCCTGCGGGTACTCAGCGTCTCCCAGTCCTACCAGAATTTCGGGCCCGGAGCGCAGCTCGAAGTCGTCGACGGCGACGGCAAGCGTTCCACTTATCTGGTTCTGAAGAATTTCCCGGGTTTCGACAGTCGGCGCGATGCCGCCTACCGATTCGTACTCGGGGATTTCAAGCAGCGTTACTACACCGGTTTGCAGGTGGCCAAGGACCCCGGCGTCTGGGTGGTCTGGCTCGGTTGTTTTCTGATGGTTGTTGGCTCGATGGTTGCATTCTTCATGTCCCATCGACGCATCTGGGTGCGGGTCGAAACGGTCGGCGATCAGGTCGGCGTCAAGATCGGCGGCAGCGCCCACCGCAACCAGCCGGGCTTTGAACTCTTTTTTGACGAATTCAAGAAGAACCTCAAATCCGAAATCGCTTCCTAA
- a CDS encoding cytochrome c3 family protein, with the protein MIKRLLSILPVLMLVAAPSFALEILYPADGTSIVRSDFLIIKAGNDPVIEQITVEFGGAKSGKIDISGAEYRKAFGDMVILEPGFEPGADTIKVEGFAGGKPVARTQAEFFYIDRPGVTAPTKFAPYVLHTPEKEELCAACHNMQPSPESLDNESADKNPCGACHARRLNYDYVHGPAGVFQCAYCHDVKSAPVKYATRVEEIALCAECHEHKIDEFKSRQFVHGPIEAGLCSVCHDSHASAHFGQLTAAVNDLCMGCHSKVDTTSHVVRGFSGKGHPLEGPVDPSTPDRRFSCIGCHDPHGGNSSAYFQRGISARMELCQMCHKK; encoded by the coding sequence ATGATTAAACGGCTATTGTCGATTTTGCCGGTTTTGATGCTGGTTGCGGCGCCGTCCTTCGCGCTGGAAATCCTTTATCCGGCGGACGGGACTTCCATCGTGCGTTCCGATTTTCTCATCATCAAGGCTGGGAATGATCCGGTCATTGAGCAGATCACCGTCGAATTCGGCGGGGCGAAGAGCGGGAAGATCGATATTTCCGGCGCCGAATACCGCAAGGCTTTCGGCGATATGGTCATTCTCGAACCGGGGTTCGAACCGGGCGCCGATACCATCAAGGTCGAAGGTTTCGCCGGGGGCAAGCCGGTGGCGCGGACGCAAGCCGAATTCTTCTACATCGACCGGCCCGGGGTCACGGCGCCGACTAAATTCGCCCCCTATGTGCTGCACACCCCGGAAAAGGAAGAACTTTGTGCCGCCTGCCACAACATGCAGCCGAGTCCCGAATCCCTCGATAACGAGTCGGCGGATAAAAACCCCTGCGGCGCCTGCCATGCCCGACGGCTCAATTACGACTACGTTCACGGTCCCGCCGGGGTCTTTCAGTGCGCCTATTGCCACGACGTGAAGAGCGCGCCGGTCAAGTATGCGACCCGAGTCGAGGAAATCGCTCTCTGCGCCGAATGCCACGAACACAAGATCGACGAGTTCAAGTCCCGCCAGTTTGTCCATGGCCCCATCGAAGCCGGGCTTTGCTCGGTCTGCCACGACTCCCACGCCAGCGCCCATTTCGGCCAGCTGACGGCGGCGGTGAACGATCTCTGCATGGGTTGCCATTCCAAGGTCGACACCACCAGCCATGTGGTGCGGGGATTCTCCGGCAAGGGCCATCCCCTGGAAGGACCGGTCGATCCCAGCACTCCCGACCGTCGCTTTTCCTGCATCGGCTGCCACGATCCCCACGGCGGGAATTCGTCGGCCTATTTCCAGCGGGGGATCAGCGCCCGCATGGAGCTTTGCCAGATGTGTCACAAGAAGTGA
- a CDS encoding glycosyltransferase family 2 protein, with protein MDLSIVVPVYNESPNLRPLYAEVVAALAGTSLGYELLLVDDGSADDSFAVARELALADPRVRVIRLRRNFGQTAAMAAGFDAARGDVIVPMDGDLQNDPADIPRLLAKIDDGFDVVSGWRKDRRDRLFSRRLPSVLANRLISRMTGVHLHDYGCTLKAYRREVLSQINLYGEMHRFVPALASQVGANVAELPVNHRPRLAGASKYGIDRTLRVILDLITVKFMLKYSTRPMQLFGKWGIWIFAGGTFSGMATLYMKWFDGLPMNRNPLLILTAFLLFSGVQLVVMGLLGEIVTRTYHETQDKPIYIVRDRVNFD; from the coding sequence ATGGATCTTTCCATCGTCGTTCCCGTCTATAACGAATCCCCCAATTTACGTCCTTTGTACGCTGAAGTCGTCGCGGCGCTGGCCGGGACGAGTCTCGGTTACGAACTGCTGCTGGTGGATGATGGTAGCGCCGATGATTCCTTCGCCGTCGCCCGGGAACTGGCCCTGGCCGATCCCCGAGTGCGGGTGATTCGCCTGCGTCGCAATTTCGGCCAGACCGCTGCCATGGCCGCCGGTTTCGATGCCGCCCGGGGGGATGTCATCGTTCCCATGGACGGCGATTTGCAGAACGACCCCGCCGATATCCCGCGCCTCTTGGCGAAGATTGATGATGGTTTCGATGTGGTTTCCGGCTGGCGCAAGGATCGCCGCGACAGGCTGTTCAGCCGCCGCTTGCCGTCGGTGCTGGCCAACCGCCTGATTTCACGCATGACTGGGGTGCATCTGCACGACTACGGTTGCACACTCAAGGCCTACCGGCGCGAGGTGCTCAGCCAGATCAATCTCTATGGCGAGATGCACCGCTTCGTGCCGGCCCTGGCCAGTCAGGTCGGGGCCAATGTCGCCGAACTTCCGGTCAATCATCGTCCGCGTCTGGCTGGCGCGAGCAAATACGGCATCGATCGTACCCTGCGGGTGATTCTCGATCTGATCACCGTCAAGTTCATGCTCAAATATTCGACCCGGCCCATGCAGCTCTTCGGTAAATGGGGGATATGGATTTTCGCGGGAGGAACGTTCTCGGGCATGGCGACCCTGTACATGAAGTGGTTTGACGGCCTGCCCATGAATCGCAACCCTTTGTTGATTCTCACCGCTTTTCTGCTCTTTTCCGGGGTGCAGCTGGTGGTGATGGGCCTGCTCGGTGAAATCGTCACCCGCACCTATCACGAAACCCAGGACAAGCCGATCTATATCGTTCGCGACAGGGTGAATTTTGATTGA
- a CDS encoding glycosyltransferase family 39 protein: MDTSAMSRWERALLFLFMLLVVGLRIYHAPNYPYHEDEIGSIGVMRSIVATGLPFAENGTLYWRSLLGHYLMAIPLFFAEVSPVSTRLVGIIFSALLLPVVYAMGTRAAGKTAGWLAVLFLGFSAFENLYASMARFYLPFQFFFVAAVYWAGEYFIARRPGAGKWLLLATLGAIGTHEFAFELLPVFALALLLGGRRSFWQRSFWLGCVAVAVVGYFCLVFRPATAFVNYSAIPLQLFGLENRAAFYEWFRQTTPLGMTLLILGMYPLLRERNRCWTLYFLGFVGLLLFLTIFSSGDNPRYLSNIYPLGIVAVAASLSWWLRRLASVVRNRAGWASIPAPLPMGLVVILALIHLFVLENLDLNKAFGSYFKFVDQRPAHEFIRERLLPGDIIISTEPALSAFYLGRPVDYFLREKMNGGTIGYSEFPAKEKAGYPYRHIDSPVKLDALLKTEHRRIWLYTNWKITSIISGEMDGEIKSRFRPMFSLSETYVLIK; this comes from the coding sequence ATGGATACTTCCGCCATGTCCCGCTGGGAGCGGGCGCTTTTGTTTCTCTTCATGCTGCTGGTGGTAGGCTTGCGCATCTACCATGCCCCCAACTATCCCTACCATGAGGATGAAATCGGCAGCATCGGTGTCATGCGTTCAATCGTCGCAACCGGTTTGCCTTTCGCCGAAAACGGCACCTTGTACTGGCGGTCGCTCCTCGGTCATTACCTGATGGCGATCCCGCTTTTTTTCGCCGAGGTATCGCCGGTCTCGACGCGACTGGTCGGTATTATCTTCAGTGCCCTGCTGCTGCCCGTGGTTTATGCCATGGGAACTCGGGCGGCGGGAAAAACGGCAGGATGGCTCGCCGTTTTGTTTCTCGGCTTCTCCGCCTTTGAAAATCTTTATGCTTCCATGGCCCGCTTTTACCTGCCGTTCCAGTTCTTTTTCGTGGCGGCGGTCTACTGGGCGGGGGAATATTTCATCGCCCGGCGTCCCGGCGCGGGCAAGTGGCTGCTGTTGGCCACCCTGGGAGCCATCGGCACGCACGAATTTGCCTTCGAACTTTTGCCGGTTTTCGCCCTGGCCCTGTTGCTGGGGGGGCGCCGATCTTTTTGGCAAAGAAGTTTCTGGCTGGGGTGCGTGGCTGTCGCCGTCGTTGGTTATTTTTGTCTGGTGTTCCGCCCGGCGACGGCTTTCGTCAATTACTCCGCCATCCCCCTGCAATTATTCGGACTCGAAAACAGGGCGGCCTTTTACGAGTGGTTTCGCCAGACGACCCCGTTGGGTATGACGCTGCTTATTTTGGGGATGTACCCTCTTTTGCGAGAACGGAATCGCTGCTGGACCCTGTATTTTCTGGGATTTGTCGGGTTGCTGCTCTTTTTGACCATCTTCTCCTCCGGCGACAATCCCCGTTACCTGAGTAATATTTATCCTTTAGGCATCGTTGCGGTTGCGGCATCACTGTCTTGGTGGTTACGTCGCTTGGCCAGCGTTGTACGCAACCGCGCAGGATGGGCATCGATTCCCGCCCCCTTGCCGATGGGGCTGGTCGTGATCCTTGCCCTGATTCACCTATTCGTTCTGGAAAATCTCGATCTGAACAAAGCATTCGGCAGCTATTTCAAATTTGTGGATCAGCGCCCGGCGCACGAATTCATCCGCGAACGGCTGTTGCCCGGGGATATAATTATTTCGACGGAACCCGCCCTCTCTGCGTTCTACCTCGGGCGCCCGGTGGATTATTTTCTGCGGGAAAAAATGAACGGGGGAACGATAGGGTATTCGGAGTTCCCCGCGAAGGAAAAGGCCGGATATCCTTACCGGCATATCGATTCGCCCGTGAAGCTTGATGCTCTTTTGAAAACCGAACATCGCCGGATCTGGCTTTATACGAATTGGAAAATCACATCAATTATCAGCGGCGAGATGGATGGCGAAATCAAGAGTCGATTCCGGCCGATGTTTTCCCTATCGGAAACGTACGTTCTCATCAAATGA